Genomic DNA from Candidatus Eisenbacteria bacterium:
AGAGTGCCGCCAGCTCATTGCCGACCGCGATGCCACGGTAGGCGAGCGGCTCGAGCGAGGCGAGGCGGCGTTCCTGCAGCTTGTCCGCCGGCGCCAGGTAGTAGCGCAGGCGTCCCCACTCGGGATGCTCGCGCTCGAGGCGGTGCCGCGCCTTGGCGGCAAACCCCTCTTCGAGCCGGGCGTACTGGAAGTCGACCTTACCGCGCGCCGACTCGACCATCTGCGGAAGGCTCGGCTCGAGTGAGCGGCTCTCGGCGGCGACGCGTTCGAGCTCGGCTGAGGCCCGGGCTCGCGCGTCCCGAAGCGAAGCCCGCAGCGATTCGGGAATCCGCGACTCACCGAGTCCGCGCACCACCGCATCGGTGTGCGTGACGACCTCCCAGGGATCCGCGCCGGCGGCCGCGATCAGTTCGCGCGCGGCAGCCGGCAACCAGGTGGCGCCGTAACGGGGCACCGGTACGGCGGCGTGCACCTCGAGCAACTCGAACACTTCGCGCAGCTGCGCCAGATACGCCAGCTCGCCGGGACCACACGCCATCGCGACGGTCGGTAGCACCGCGTCCTGCACCACCGGCCGCAGTGCCACGCTGGGCGTGAGCACTTGCGTCGCAGCGGACGCGCGCGCATCCGCGAGCGAGAGCTTGTGGCGCCGATCGCCCTCGATCGCGAACAGGAATGAATCCAAAGAAGCGTCGACGAGCGGACGGCGGCCGGTCTCACGTTCGAGGCGTTCACCCGCAGCGCGTGCCTGCTCGCTCGCGCGCTCGGCGCGCTCCAGGTAGCGCTCGATCACAGGACGCGCAGCGCTTCGAAAGGCCGGCAGGCGCGGATCGACCACCACCAGCCCGACGTCTCGAAACACCGCCAGCAGCAGGGCGCTCTGAAGTTCACCGAGATCCCGCGCGAGCGCCAGCGCGCCGCGCGCCAACGCCAGCGCTGCGGACGCCGACGGCAGGCCGTCCCAGAACGTGGCCGCCGACTCGATCAACGCAGCCACCGGAGCGAC
This window encodes:
- the bshC gene encoding bacillithiol biosynthesis BshC, yielding MPLTTGTGLIARIEIGADPRLDRLRDPFSQALLTRAPLAQARYATHWADTDALRRLAESKRAPLDPALATELRAYHERLGAGPASLANLERLARGEAVTAISGQQPAPLGGPLYGLHKTGATAGLARRVTARTGVPCVPMFWTHAEDSDFEEIRGATVGDAGLTLHDLALDASSHHDGGLVGAIPVAPVAALIESAATFWDGLPSASAALALARGALALARDLGELQSALLLAVFRDVGLVVVDPRLPAFRSAARPVIERYLERAERASEQARAAGERLERETGRRPLVDASLDSFLFAIEGDRRHKLSLADARASAATQVLTPSVALRPVVQDAVLPTVAMACGPGELAYLAQLREVFELLEVHAAVPVPRYGATWLPAAARELIAAAGADPWEVVTHTDAVVRGLGESRIPESLRASLRDARARASAELERVAAESRSLEPSLPQMVESARGKVDFQYARLEEGFAAKARHRLEREHPEWGRLRYYLAPADKLQERRLASLEPLAYRGIAVGNELAALSEEHAARLEQGVACHDLIAL